The following are encoded in a window of Salmo trutta chromosome 9, fSalTru1.1, whole genome shotgun sequence genomic DNA:
- the LOC115200423 gene encoding adipocyte enhancer-binding protein 1 isoform X1 encodes MGGHTAVVCLVLLGLCCVLLLRGGENTGGIVSIGQAVEERGMDGGMEALHGEESQDEPAKEQELTETQRQTGNTKRATEEEAVPARVRRAPEEEEGKGKKKKGKKDKKNKESKADKKLKDKGGRRGKAPTTPPPTTTTLPPTTTTEVYTEPAPTEPDPYPDFPYLDSEDDYWNPDDDKPATPETDSEDEYWNPDDDKPATPETDSEDEYWNPDDDKPATPETDSEDEYWNPDDDKPATPETDSEDEYWNPDDDKPATPETDSEDEYWNPDDDKPATPETDSEDEYWNPDDDKPATPETDSEDEYWNPDDDKPATPETDSEDDYWKGEEEEPAGPVVDPENDYWKGEDPTATHTPLVVDGKVDTGDEDYWEPKYEVPENLPFPDGKEVVPTEKDDLSYAVTEDSITPPPTYESPWYEEYDYGYSGGETKKQEEEEERERQRKEKEREDRERAQQRREEEDREKAKKKPPVFKEPKKCPPLGMESHRIESDQLLASSMSHHRYSQGRARLNMQASEDEEDMRGGAWCPNQEDNIHWFEIDARRATEFTGIITQGRDSRNESDFVTSYYVQFSNDSREWTTMNDGYSDWLFFGNSDKDTPVLNQLAEPILARYIRVIPQSWNGSCCMRLEVLGCPLPDPTSAYQRLQNEVTPVQYLDFRHHNYSDMVTLMKSVSEECPNITSMYSLGRSSNGLDIVAMVISGNPTEHEIGEPEFRYTAGLHGNEATGREMVLLLMQYLCKEYRDGNPRVRRLVEGIRTHLVPSLNPDGQEKALIAGSELSGWTTGHWTEDGHDIFHNFPDLNSVLWEAEDKGMVPKLTPNHHVKIPADSVGDDKIAVETQAIISWMENHPFVLGANFQGGERVVAYPYDNHRLTKAASTSERDRAHSRKKRQYEDEYDRGTDWDRGYDREEPEDDDRNRGYQEPEEDRWNRGYQEPEEDRWNRGYQQPEEDRWNRGYQQPEEDRWNRGYQQPEEDRWNRGYQQPEEDRWNRGYQEPEEDRQNRGYQQPEEDRWNRGYQEPEEDRQNRGYQQPEEEWRGHGYGHREEEEEDDRGGHPEAEPEDEPRTTADASLFRWLAISYASTHLSMTYTSHGSCHSDDITGGVGIINRAKWKPITGSMNDFSYLHTNCLELSVFLGCDKFPHQTELVIEWEKNREAMLTFMEQVHRGIRGVVKDKEGNPIPNATVSVEGVNHDVTTAVTGDYWRLLNPGEYRVTVRAEGFTPLTKLCVVGYEPGATTCSFNLAKSNWDRIKQIMALHGNKPIRLLSHGNGGTRRNTASNGNSRVVHNNGAAANEPETSRMRQQKRRLGRLRRLRQQKLMRSTTTLPPTTTPVPTTTEAEPTTAWYDSWLIGEGQTSAPEGFTDSILDYNYEIDDY; translated from the exons CCCGGGTCAGGAGAGccccagaggaggaggagggcaaagGGAAGAAAAAAAAGGGCAAGAAGGACAAGAAGAACAAGGAGTCTAAAGCAGACAAAAAGCTGAAGGACAAGGGAGGCCGCCGCGGCAAAGCACCAACAACTCCACCACCaaccactaccacactaccaccgACCACTACCACAGAGGTGTACACAGAACCAG CTCCCACAGAACCTGACCCCTACCCGGACTTCCCCTATTTAGACAGCG AGGATGACTACTGGAACCCTGATGATGATAAGCCAGCCACTCCAGAGACTGACTCAGAGGATGAGTACTGGAACCCTGATGATGATAAGCCAGCCACTCCAGAGACTGACTCAGAGGATGAGTACTGGAACCCTGATGATGATAAGCCAGCCACCCCAGAGACTGACTCAGAGGATGAGTACTGGAACCCTGATGATGATAAGCCAGCCACTCCAGAGACTGACTCAGAGGATGAGTACTGGAACCCTGATGATGATAAGCCAGCCACTCCAGAGACTGACTCAGAGGATGAGTACTGGAACCCTGATGATGATAAGCCAGCCACTCCAGAGACTGACTCAGAGGATGAGTACTGGAACCCTGATGATGATAAGCCAGCCACTCCAGAGACTGACTCAGAGGATGAGTACTGGAACCCTGATGATGATAAGCCAGCCACCCCAGAGACTGACTCAGAGGACGACTActggaagggagaggaggaggagcctgCAGGCCCAGTGGTCGACCCAGAAAATGACTACTGGAAGGGAGAGGACCCGACGGCCACACACACCCCTCTTGTGGTGGATGGAAAGGTGGACACGGGAGATGAAGACTACTGGGAACCCAAAT ATGAGGTGCCCGAGAATCTTCCTTTCCCTGATGGTAAAGAGGTCGTCCCCACAGAGAAAGACGACTTGAGCTACGCTGTCACAG AGGATTCTATTACACCACCACCTACCTATGAAAGCCCATGGTACGAGGAGTATGACTATGGATATAGTGGTGGAGaga CGAaaaaacaggaggaggaggaggagagggagagacaaaggaaagaaaaggagagagaggatagag AGAGAGCTcagcagaggagggaggaggaagataggGAAAAAGCCAAGAAGAAACCACCCGTATTCAAAGAGCCCAAAA AGTGTCCACCACTGGGTATGGAGTCTCACAGGATAGAATCAGACCAGCTGctggcctcctccatgtctcacCACCGTTACAGCCAGGGCAGGGCACGGCTCAACATGCAG GCTTCAGAGGATGAGGAGGACATGCGTGGTGGGGCGTGGTGTCCTAACCAAGAGGACAACATTCACTGGTTTGAGATTGACGCTCGCAGAGCAACAGAGTTTACTGGGATCATAACACAAGGACGAGACTCACGCAATGA GAGTGACTTTGTGACATCGTACTATGTGCAATTCAGTAATGACAGCAGAGAATGGACGACCATGAATGACGGTTACTCTGACTGG ttGTTCTTTGGTAACTCTGATAAGGACACCCCAGTGCTGAATCAGTTAGCTGAGCCCATACTAGCTCGCTACATCAGAGTCATCCCTCAGAGCTGGAACGGCAGTTGCTGTATGAGGCTGGAGGTGCTGGGATGCCCACTGCctg aCCCCACCAGTGCCTACCAGAGGCTGCAGAATGAGGTGACTCCAGTCCAGTACCTGGACTTCAGACATCACAACTACTCAGATATGGTCACG CTGATGAAGTCTGTGTCTGAGGAGTGTCCCAACATCACCAGTATGTACAGCCTGGGCCGCAGCTCCAATGGACTAGACATCGTGGCCATGGTGATATCAGGCAACCCCACAGAACACGAGATAG GTGAGCCAGAGTTCCGATACACAGCTGGTCTCCATGGAAATGAGGCGACAGGGCGGGAGATGGTTCTTCTTCTGATGCAGTACCTTTGTAAGGAGTACAGAGACGGCAACCCCAGAGTGCGCCGCCTGGTGGAGGGAATACGTACCCACCTGGTGCCCTCTCTGAATCCTGACGGACAGGAGAAGGCCCTCATAGCG GGTTCAGAGCTGAGTGGTTGGACCACAGGCCACTGGACGGAGGACGGCCATGACATCTTCCACAACTTCCCTGACCTGAACAGTGTTCTGTGGGAGGCAGAGGACAAGGGTATGGTGCCCAAACTGACCCCCAATCACCATGTCAAGATCCCTGCTGACTCCGTGGGGGACGACAAG ATAGCTGTGGAGACTCAAGCCATCATCTCGTGGATGGAGAACCACCCGTTTGTACTGGGGGCCAACTTCCAGGGAGGGGAAAGGGTAGTGGCCTACCCCTACGACAACCACCGCCTAACCAAGGCCGCCAGCACcagcgagagagacagggcaCACAGCCGCAAGAAGAGACA GTACGAGGACGAGTATGACAGAGGGACAGATTGGGATAGGGGCTACGACCGTGAGGAGCCAGAGGATGATGATAGAAACAGGGGATACCAGGAACCAGAAGAGGACCGGTGGAACAGGGGATACCAGGAACCAGAAGAGGACCGGTGGAACAGGGGATACCAGCAGCCGGAAGAGGACCGTTGGAACAGGGGATACCAGCAGCCGGAAGAGGACCGTTGGAACAGGGGATACCAGCAGCCGGAAGAGGACCGGTGGAACAGGGGATACCAGCAGCCGGAAGAGGACCGGTGGAACAGGGGATACCAGGAACCAGAAGAAGACCGGCAGAACAGGGGATACCAGCAGCCGGAAGAGGACCGTTGGAACAGGGGATACCAGGAACCAGAAGAAGACCGGCAGAACAGGGGATACCAGCAGccggaggaggagtggagggggcaTGGCTATGGCCacagggaagaggaagaggaggatgacagaGGGGGACATCCGGAAGCAGAGCCTGAGGATGAACCCAGGACCACGGCAGACGCCTCCCTTTTCAG GTGGTTGGCTATCTCCTACGCCTCCACTCACCTGTCGATGACatacacttcccacggctcctgTCACAGCGATGACATCACGGGCGGCGTCGGAATCATCAACCGTGCCAAGTGGAAGCCCATCACAGGAA GTATGAATGACTTCAGCTACCTGCACACTAACTGTCTGGAGCTGTCAGTGTTCCTGGGCTGTGATAAGTTCCCTCATCAGACTGAGCTGGTCATTGAGTgggagaagaacagagaggcCATGCTCACCTTCATGGAGCAG GTACATCGTGGGATCAGGGGCGTGGTGAAAGACAAAGAGGGGAACCCCATCCCTAATGCCACAGTGTCTGTAGAGGGGGTCAACCATGATGTCACTACAG CTGTAACAGGGGACTACTGGCGCTTGTTGAACCCAGGTGAGTACCGTGTGACGGTGCGGGCAGAAGGCTTCACCCCCCTGACCAAGCTGTGTGTGGTGGGCTACGAGCCAGGGGCAACTACCTGCAGCTTTAACCTGGCCAAGTCCAACTGGGACCGCATCAAACAG ATCATGGCCCTGCACGGCAACAAGCCCATCCGCCTGCTCAGCCACGGCAACGGTGGAACACGACGGAACACCGCCTCCAACGGTAACAGCCGTGTGGTGCATAACAACGGCGCTGCCGCCAATGAACCCGAGACGAGTCGCATGCGCCAGCAAAAGCGGAGGCTCGGCCGCCTCCGTCGTCTACGACAACAGAAACTGATGAGATCGACAACGACTTTGCCGCCGACAACCACGCCGGTTCCCACGACAACAGAGGCGGAGCCCACCACTGCCTGGTACGACTCGTGGCTCATAGGAGAGGGGCAAACATCGGCGCCAGAAGGTTTCACAGACTCCATCTTGGATTACAACTACGAGATCGACGATTACTAA
- the LOC115200423 gene encoding adipocyte enhancer-binding protein 1 isoform X4: MGGHTAVVCLVLLGLCCVLLLRGGENTGGIVSIGQAVEERGMDGGMEALHGEESQDEPAKEQELTETQRQTGNTKRATEEEAVPARVRRAPEEEEGKGKKKKGKKDKKNKESKADKKLKDKGGRRGKAPTTPPPTTTTLPPTTTTEVYTEPAPTEPDPYPDFPYLDSEDDYWNPDDDKPATPETDSEDEYWNPDDDKPATPETDSEDEYWNPDDDKPATPETDSEDEYWNPDDDKPATPETDSEDEYWNPDDDKPATPETDSEDEYWNPDDDKPATPETDSEDEYWNPDDDKPATPETDSEDEYWNPDDDKPATPETDSEDDYWKGEEEEPAGPVVDPENDYWKGEDPTATHTPLVVDGKVDTGDEDYWEPKYEVPENLPFPDGKEVVPTEKDDLSYAVTEDSITPPPTYESPWYEEYDYGYSGGETKKQEEEEERERQRKEKEREDRERAQQRREEEDREKAKKKPPVFKEPKKCPPLGMESHRIESDQLLASSMSHHRYSQGRARLNMQASEDEEDMRGGAWCPNQEDNIHWFEIDARRATEFTGIITQGRDSRNESDFVTSYYVQFSNDSREWTTMNDGYSDWLFFGNSDKDTPVLNQLAEPILARYIRVIPQSWNGSCCMRLEVLGCPLPDPTSAYQRLQNEVTPVQYLDFRHHNYSDMVTLMKSVSEECPNITSMYSLGRSSNGLDIVAMVISGNPTEHEIGEPEFRYTAGLHGNEATGREMVLLLMQYLCKEYRDGNPRVRRLVEGIRTHLVPSLNPDGQEKALIAGSELSGWTTGHWTEDGHDIFHNFPDLNSVLWEAEDKGMVPKLTPNHHVKIPADSVGDDKIAVETQAIISWMENHPFVLGANFQGGERVVAYPYDNHRLTKAASTSERDRAHSRKKRQYEDEYDRGTDWDRGYDREEPEDDDRNRGYQEPEEDRWNRGYQEPEEDRWNRGYQQPEEDRWNRGYQQPEEDRWNRGYQQPEEDRWNRGYQQPEEDRWNRGYQEPEEDRQNRGYQQPEEDRWNRGYQEPEEDRQNRGYQQPEEEWRGHGYGHREEEEEDDRGGHPEAEPEDEPRTTADASLFRWLAISYASTHLSMTYTSHGSCHSDDITGGVGIINRAKWKPITGSMNDFSYLHTNCLELSVFLGCDKFPHQTELVIEWEKNREAMLTFMEQL, encoded by the exons CCCGGGTCAGGAGAGccccagaggaggaggagggcaaagGGAAGAAAAAAAAGGGCAAGAAGGACAAGAAGAACAAGGAGTCTAAAGCAGACAAAAAGCTGAAGGACAAGGGAGGCCGCCGCGGCAAAGCACCAACAACTCCACCACCaaccactaccacactaccaccgACCACTACCACAGAGGTGTACACAGAACCAG CTCCCACAGAACCTGACCCCTACCCGGACTTCCCCTATTTAGACAGCG AGGATGACTACTGGAACCCTGATGATGATAAGCCAGCCACTCCAGAGACTGACTCAGAGGATGAGTACTGGAACCCTGATGATGATAAGCCAGCCACTCCAGAGACTGACTCAGAGGATGAGTACTGGAACCCTGATGATGATAAGCCAGCCACCCCAGAGACTGACTCAGAGGATGAGTACTGGAACCCTGATGATGATAAGCCAGCCACTCCAGAGACTGACTCAGAGGATGAGTACTGGAACCCTGATGATGATAAGCCAGCCACTCCAGAGACTGACTCAGAGGATGAGTACTGGAACCCTGATGATGATAAGCCAGCCACTCCAGAGACTGACTCAGAGGATGAGTACTGGAACCCTGATGATGATAAGCCAGCCACTCCAGAGACTGACTCAGAGGATGAGTACTGGAACCCTGATGATGATAAGCCAGCCACCCCAGAGACTGACTCAGAGGACGACTActggaagggagaggaggaggagcctgCAGGCCCAGTGGTCGACCCAGAAAATGACTACTGGAAGGGAGAGGACCCGACGGCCACACACACCCCTCTTGTGGTGGATGGAAAGGTGGACACGGGAGATGAAGACTACTGGGAACCCAAAT ATGAGGTGCCCGAGAATCTTCCTTTCCCTGATGGTAAAGAGGTCGTCCCCACAGAGAAAGACGACTTGAGCTACGCTGTCACAG AGGATTCTATTACACCACCACCTACCTATGAAAGCCCATGGTACGAGGAGTATGACTATGGATATAGTGGTGGAGaga CGAaaaaacaggaggaggaggaggagagggagagacaaaggaaagaaaaggagagagaggatagag AGAGAGCTcagcagaggagggaggaggaagataggGAAAAAGCCAAGAAGAAACCACCCGTATTCAAAGAGCCCAAAA AGTGTCCACCACTGGGTATGGAGTCTCACAGGATAGAATCAGACCAGCTGctggcctcctccatgtctcacCACCGTTACAGCCAGGGCAGGGCACGGCTCAACATGCAG GCTTCAGAGGATGAGGAGGACATGCGTGGTGGGGCGTGGTGTCCTAACCAAGAGGACAACATTCACTGGTTTGAGATTGACGCTCGCAGAGCAACAGAGTTTACTGGGATCATAACACAAGGACGAGACTCACGCAATGA GAGTGACTTTGTGACATCGTACTATGTGCAATTCAGTAATGACAGCAGAGAATGGACGACCATGAATGACGGTTACTCTGACTGG ttGTTCTTTGGTAACTCTGATAAGGACACCCCAGTGCTGAATCAGTTAGCTGAGCCCATACTAGCTCGCTACATCAGAGTCATCCCTCAGAGCTGGAACGGCAGTTGCTGTATGAGGCTGGAGGTGCTGGGATGCCCACTGCctg aCCCCACCAGTGCCTACCAGAGGCTGCAGAATGAGGTGACTCCAGTCCAGTACCTGGACTTCAGACATCACAACTACTCAGATATGGTCACG CTGATGAAGTCTGTGTCTGAGGAGTGTCCCAACATCACCAGTATGTACAGCCTGGGCCGCAGCTCCAATGGACTAGACATCGTGGCCATGGTGATATCAGGCAACCCCACAGAACACGAGATAG GTGAGCCAGAGTTCCGATACACAGCTGGTCTCCATGGAAATGAGGCGACAGGGCGGGAGATGGTTCTTCTTCTGATGCAGTACCTTTGTAAGGAGTACAGAGACGGCAACCCCAGAGTGCGCCGCCTGGTGGAGGGAATACGTACCCACCTGGTGCCCTCTCTGAATCCTGACGGACAGGAGAAGGCCCTCATAGCG GGTTCAGAGCTGAGTGGTTGGACCACAGGCCACTGGACGGAGGACGGCCATGACATCTTCCACAACTTCCCTGACCTGAACAGTGTTCTGTGGGAGGCAGAGGACAAGGGTATGGTGCCCAAACTGACCCCCAATCACCATGTCAAGATCCCTGCTGACTCCGTGGGGGACGACAAG ATAGCTGTGGAGACTCAAGCCATCATCTCGTGGATGGAGAACCACCCGTTTGTACTGGGGGCCAACTTCCAGGGAGGGGAAAGGGTAGTGGCCTACCCCTACGACAACCACCGCCTAACCAAGGCCGCCAGCACcagcgagagagacagggcaCACAGCCGCAAGAAGAGACA GTACGAGGACGAGTATGACAGAGGGACAGATTGGGATAGGGGCTACGACCGTGAGGAGCCAGAGGATGATGATAGAAACAGGGGATACCAGGAACCAGAAGAGGACCGGTGGAACAGGGGATACCAGGAACCAGAAGAGGACCGGTGGAACAGGGGATACCAGCAGCCGGAAGAGGACCGTTGGAACAGGGGATACCAGCAGCCGGAAGAGGACCGTTGGAACAGGGGATACCAGCAGCCGGAAGAGGACCGGTGGAACAGGGGATACCAGCAGCCGGAAGAGGACCGGTGGAACAGGGGATACCAGGAACCAGAAGAAGACCGGCAGAACAGGGGATACCAGCAGCCGGAAGAGGACCGTTGGAACAGGGGATACCAGGAACCAGAAGAAGACCGGCAGAACAGGGGATACCAGCAGccggaggaggagtggagggggcaTGGCTATGGCCacagggaagaggaagaggaggatgacagaGGGGGACATCCGGAAGCAGAGCCTGAGGATGAACCCAGGACCACGGCAGACGCCTCCCTTTTCAG GTGGTTGGCTATCTCCTACGCCTCCACTCACCTGTCGATGACatacacttcccacggctcctgTCACAGCGATGACATCACGGGCGGCGTCGGAATCATCAACCGTGCCAAGTGGAAGCCCATCACAGGAA GTATGAATGACTTCAGCTACCTGCACACTAACTGTCTGGAGCTGTCAGTGTTCCTGGGCTGTGATAAGTTCCCTCATCAGACTGAGCTGGTCATTGAGTgggagaagaacagagaggcCATGCTCACCTTCATGGAGCAG CTGTAA